One Dethiosulfovibrio salsuginis genomic window, CAAAGTGAGCGTCTCCCTTTAAACCGCCGAACAGAAATCGCCCGAACTTCAGAGGCACCTTGACGTTGCACCTTTCATCGCTGACACATAGAGCCCTTAAAATAGCCATCTCAAAACCTCCCTACATAGATCTAGGTGTATAATACCATTGCAACGTAGTTGCAAAATAAGCACGAAGGAGGAGTTTCTTTTGAGGTTTAAGTCACTTACTGTTTTTATGGTTATTTCGTTGATATCCCTATCAGGACCATCGGCCCGAGGGGAGGAGGTCATGGCAGTAGCCGCAGGTATATCTCCCTGCGTAGAGGAGATAATGGATCTCTACAAAACGAAAGGAGGAACCCCTCTTTCCATGGTCACAGGTCCCTGCGGAGCACTGGCAAAACAGGCGGAAGCCGGGGCTCCTTACGATCTGGTTATGATGTCCGAGCCAAGATGGCCCGACTGGATGAAGGGGAAAGGGTTGATCACCGATCTAAAAACTTTCGCCATAGGACAGCTTGTCCTATGGAGCCCTAAAGGAGACCAGCCCACGCTGGAAGGTCTCAAAAATCACGTCATAGCGATACCGGACCCTGAGATGACAGCCTACGGGATGCTGGCCAAGAATTATCTTACATCCCAAGGACTATGGGATTCGTTTATATCCGGCAAAATAGTGACGACAAAATCGGCCCCTCAGGCTGTGGTAGCCGTATCGGGAGGGGCGGCGGACTGGGCCTTTATCCCAAAGTTGTCGGCCCTAAAAGCAGGGGGGCCCTTTCTCTCCCTTGAGGCCACTATGGAACAGGTAGGAGGGCTAAAACCGGACAGCTCACCGAACGCCAGGGCCTTTTGGGATTTCTGTAGGTCGAAAGAGGCCGATAGCATATGGCTGAAATGGGGGTTCCTTCTGGAGGACAGACGTTGACCCAGGCTATCGTAATAAGCCTAAAGATCCTGGCCATAGACGTTCCTCTCCTGCTCCTGTTCGGCACAGGGGCAGGTTGGCTACTGGCTAAAAAAAACTTCGTCGGAAAAGCCTTCGTGGAGACTTTGCTGATGCTTCCTCTGGCCCTTCCACCAGCGGTACTAGGGTTATATTTACTGATGTTTTTCGGGAGGATACCTTTTTTTAGGTCTATGGGGCTGCTATTCTCCTTCCCTGCGGCTGCGCTGGCGGCCCTTATACCTGCCCTTCCTATGGTCATATCCTCCGCTAGGGCAGGATTTCAATCGGTACCTATATCGCTGGAGGACGCCGCCAGGACCATGGGAAAAGGGGAGATAGAGGTTTTTTTCAGAATATCCTTCCCCTTGGCGAAAAGGCACATCATGGCGGGACTGGCCCTTGCCTCCGCCAGAGCCCTGGGCGACTTCGGCGTAACCCTTATGATAGCGGGAAATATCCCGGGCAGAACCCAGACCCTTCCCCTCTACATCTACGGACAGGTGGAAACCCTGGAGTTCGCCAAGGCCAATATCGCAGCGGCCATACTGGCGGTAATGGGAATCCTGAGCCTGAGGTTCGTAAGGGCTATGGAGGCAGGCCGTTGAGTTGGCTTGAGGCGTCCTTTCAGCACCAGGAGGGTAGTTTTTCTCTATCGACCTCCTTTTCCATGGAGAAGGAGATAGGGGTGTTGTTCGGTCCCAGCGGCTCGGGCAAGAGCATGACCTTAAGGTTGCTGTGCGGCCTTATAAAGCCATCAGGCCTCGGTGAGCTCAAAATCGACGGCAGAGCCCTTCAGGGACCAGACAGCTGGACCAGGCCGAAAGACAGAAACATAGCCATCGTGTTTCAGGACCTGGCCCTGTTCCCCCACATGACCGTCAAGGAGAACGTCCTGTTCCCCCTTGGAAAGAGGGCCAGGCCCGAGGCCCTAAAATGGATCAAAAGGCTCGGCCTTGAGGAAAAGGCGGGGGAAATGCCTCACAGGCTATCGGGAGGCCAGAGACAGAGGGTCGCCCTTGCCAGAGCTCTGGCGTCGTCGCCGGACCTGCTGCTTCTGGACGAGCCTTTCAGCGCCCTGGACACCCCTTTGAGGCGGTCGCTCCGTCGGGAATTAAAGGATCTTCACAGAGAGACGGGAACCCCTATGATCTACGTAACCCACCAGATGGAGGACGTCTGTTCCATGGGTGACAGGGTCTTTCTCATGAGAGAGGGCTCTATATCAGGAGAGGTGGACCTGAAGAACCTCACCTCCGCCGACTCGGCGTCCTGGCATCACCTGGGCTGGGGGAACATGGTCGAAGGCTCGGTCCGAAAGGGACGAGGGGCTACGGTTTTTGAGTGGCCCGGAGGATCGGTTATACTGCCTCCATCGGTGAAAGAGGAAGGCCCAGCTTCCGCCTTTGTGCCGTCGGACCGGATATCCATAGTCTACCCCTCCATCCCCCTCGACCCGTCCTTCGTGGAAAACACCATGACAGGGACGGTGATCGAGCGGTACATCATGGGACGGAGGTGCCACCTTCAGGTGGAGATAGGGAACCATTTGTGGCAGGTGGAGTTTCCGTCCACCTCCTACGAGGTTCTGGGCATAGAGGAAGGATCAAAGGTGACAATGGCCGTTAGGCCAAAGGACATATCCATAATACCAAAGCGGAGGTGATTAAGGTGAAGACCAAA contains:
- the modA gene encoding molybdate ABC transporter substrate-binding protein, with product MRFKSLTVFMVISLISLSGPSARGEEVMAVAAGISPCVEEIMDLYKTKGGTPLSMVTGPCGALAKQAEAGAPYDLVMMSEPRWPDWMKGKGLITDLKTFAIGQLVLWSPKGDQPTLEGLKNHVIAIPDPEMTAYGMLAKNYLTSQGLWDSFISGKIVTTKSAPQAVVAVSGGAADWAFIPKLSALKAGGPFLSLEATMEQVGGLKPDSSPNARAFWDFCRSKEADSIWLKWGFLLEDRR
- a CDS encoding ABC transporter ATP-binding protein, coding for MSWLEASFQHQEGSFSLSTSFSMEKEIGVLFGPSGSGKSMTLRLLCGLIKPSGLGELKIDGRALQGPDSWTRPKDRNIAIVFQDLALFPHMTVKENVLFPLGKRARPEALKWIKRLGLEEKAGEMPHRLSGGQRQRVALARALASSPDLLLLDEPFSALDTPLRRSLRRELKDLHRETGTPMIYVTHQMEDVCSMGDRVFLMREGSISGEVDLKNLTSADSASWHHLGWGNMVEGSVRKGRGATVFEWPGGSVILPPSVKEEGPASAFVPSDRISIVYPSIPLDPSFVENTMTGTVIERYIMGRRCHLQVEIGNHLWQVEFPSTSYEVLGIEEGSKVTMAVRPKDISIIPKRR
- a CDS encoding molybdate ABC transporter permease subunit: MTQAIVISLKILAIDVPLLLLFGTGAGWLLAKKNFVGKAFVETLLMLPLALPPAVLGLYLLMFFGRIPFFRSMGLLFSFPAAALAALIPALPMVISSARAGFQSVPISLEDAARTMGKGEIEVFFRISFPLAKRHIMAGLALASARALGDFGVTLMIAGNIPGRTQTLPLYIYGQVETLEFAKANIAAAILAVMGILSLRFVRAMEAGR